A stretch of Acidovorax sp. RAC01 DNA encodes these proteins:
- a CDS encoding TRAP transporter large permease has protein sequence MEVVIALGLILALFAVLGSGLWIGLSLLAVALVGMEFFTSRPVGDSMMLTIWSHTSSWTLTALPLFLWMGEILFRSKLSSDMFKGLAPWLERLPGRLLHVNVVGCTIFAAISGSSAATCATIGKMTLPELKKRGYPDNISVGTLAGAGTLGLLIPPSIIMIVYGVAANVSISKLFLAGVIPGLLLAALFMGYIAVWALLNKDKIPAPDARMSFGQMVYASRHLIPVVALIVLVLGGIYSGIATATEAAALGVGGALLLAKIEGSLNWSKFKEGLVAACRVYCMIGLILAGAAFLTLAMGFIGLPRHLAEFIGSLQLSPFALMLLLIVFFIALGCFLDGISMVVLTIAVLLPTVEAAGFDLVWFGIFIVLVVEMAQITPPVGFNLFVIQGLTRREIMWIARTAFPLFVLMIFAVIATYFMPDIVLWLPNRM, from the coding sequence ATGGAAGTTGTCATTGCTTTGGGTCTGATCCTGGCGCTGTTCGCAGTGCTGGGTTCGGGCCTCTGGATCGGGTTGTCTCTGCTCGCAGTGGCGCTGGTCGGAATGGAATTCTTTACCAGCCGCCCTGTTGGGGACAGCATGATGCTGACCATCTGGAGCCATACCTCCAGCTGGACGCTGACCGCATTGCCGCTGTTTCTGTGGATGGGCGAGATCCTGTTTCGCAGCAAACTGTCGAGCGACATGTTCAAGGGCCTGGCGCCGTGGCTGGAGCGCCTGCCTGGCCGCCTGCTGCATGTGAACGTGGTCGGTTGCACGATCTTTGCCGCCATCTCGGGCTCATCGGCCGCTACCTGCGCCACCATCGGAAAGATGACCCTGCCCGAGCTGAAAAAGCGCGGCTACCCCGACAACATTTCGGTGGGCACGCTGGCCGGTGCCGGCACGCTGGGCCTTCTGATCCCACCGTCGATCATCATGATCGTGTACGGGGTCGCGGCCAATGTGTCGATTTCCAAGCTGTTCCTTGCCGGGGTGATCCCGGGCCTCTTGCTTGCTGCGCTCTTCATGGGGTACATCGCTGTGTGGGCCCTGCTGAACAAGGACAAGATTCCCGCGCCCGATGCCCGGATGAGCTTTGGCCAGATGGTCTATGCATCGCGCCACCTGATTCCGGTGGTGGCTTTGATCGTGCTGGTCCTGGGCGGCATCTACAGCGGCATCGCCACGGCGACAGAAGCCGCGGCGCTGGGGGTCGGTGGGGCGCTGCTCCTTGCCAAGATCGAAGGCTCGCTGAACTGGAGCAAGTTCAAGGAAGGGCTTGTCGCCGCGTGCCGTGTGTACTGCATGATCGGCTTGATCCTGGCTGGCGCAGCCTTTCTGACGCTTGCGATGGGCTTCATCGGCCTGCCGCGCCACCTGGCCGAATTCATCGGCTCGCTGCAGCTCTCGCCTTTCGCGCTCATGCTGCTGCTCATCGTGTTCTTCATTGCACTGGGCTGCTTCCTAGACGGCATCTCGATGGTGGTACTCACCATCGCTGTGCTGCTGCCCACCGTAGAGGCCGCGGGCTTTGATCTGGTGTGGTTTGGCATCTTCATCGTGCTGGTGGTGGAGATGGCGCAGATCACGCCGCCGGTGGGGTTCAACCTGTTCGTGATTCAGGGGCTCACCCGCAGGGAAATCATGTGGATTGCGCGCACGGCGTTCCCCTTGTTCGTGCTCATGATTTTTGCGGTGATTGCCACCTATTTCATGCCGGACATCGTTCTCTGGCTGCCCAACCGCATGTAG
- a CDS encoding TRAP transporter small permease yields the protein MDKLVRNFYRLLMLLSCLSMLAAFGAVALGVLAREFIHININGLDAYAGYAIAAALFFALPATLQNGDHIRVTLVLDRLPARARNFMEWFCLSAALVLTLYIAFYAVRAVWISYITHDISPAADATPLWIPQISMAMGCIGFALAFAHALILRWQGSSFMAVSETASFE from the coding sequence ATGGACAAACTCGTCCGCAATTTCTACAGGCTGCTCATGCTGCTGTCCTGCCTGTCCATGCTGGCAGCGTTTGGCGCGGTCGCCCTCGGCGTGCTGGCCCGTGAATTCATCCACATCAACATCAATGGCCTCGATGCCTATGCAGGCTACGCCATTGCCGCCGCATTGTTCTTTGCGCTGCCTGCCACGCTGCAAAACGGCGACCACATCCGCGTGACGCTCGTGCTGGACAGGCTGCCCGCCCGCGCACGCAACTTCATGGAGTGGTTCTGCCTGTCTGCTGCCCTGGTATTGACGCTCTACATCGCTTTTTATGCCGTGCGGGCAGTGTGGATCTCCTACATCACACACGACATCTCGCCCGCTGCCGATGCCACACCGCTGTGGATACCGCAGATCAGCATGGCGATGGGCTGTATCGGCTTTGCGCTCGCATTTGCCCACGCATTGATCCTGCGATGGCAGGGCTCGTCTTTCATGGCCGTCTCCGAGACAGCCAGTTTCGAATAA
- a CDS encoding TRAP transporter substrate-binding protein, whose product MKKFALSLTAALAVCAAQAQVKWDLPTGYSANSFQTQNVQQFADEVDKLTGGKLKITLHPAGSLYKANEIKRAVQTGQVPSAEFIVSGATNENALFGVDSIPFLATTYADSRKLYQAAKPAQEKLLASQGVKVLFSVPWPGQSLYSLKPVSTPADFAGTKMRAYNPATTRIAQLLKAQPVTIQLSELGQALATNTVQNFLTSSASGVESKLYEQVKYFYPVSAWLPRNATVVNQKAFDALEKPLQDAVLKAAAAAEERGWATSERLDKEFVKELAAKGMTVAEPSDSIKKELASIGETMTADWIKSAGAEGQAIIDAYRKK is encoded by the coding sequence ATGAAGAAATTTGCCCTCTCCCTGACGGCTGCGCTTGCCGTGTGTGCGGCACAGGCCCAGGTCAAGTGGGATCTGCCCACGGGTTACAGCGCCAACAGCTTCCAGACACAAAACGTCCAGCAGTTTGCCGACGAAGTCGACAAGCTCACGGGTGGCAAGCTCAAGATCACGCTGCATCCTGCCGGCTCGCTGTACAAGGCCAATGAGATCAAGCGGGCAGTGCAGACGGGGCAGGTGCCTTCGGCAGAGTTCATCGTCTCCGGTGCGACCAACGAGAACGCACTGTTCGGGGTGGATTCCATCCCGTTCCTGGCCACCACGTATGCAGATTCCAGAAAGCTGTACCAGGCGGCCAAACCAGCACAGGAGAAGCTGCTGGCGTCGCAGGGCGTGAAGGTGCTCTTTTCCGTGCCCTGGCCAGGCCAGTCGCTGTACTCGCTCAAGCCAGTCAGCACGCCAGCAGACTTTGCAGGCACCAAGATGCGCGCCTACAACCCAGCCACCACACGCATTGCGCAGCTTCTGAAAGCCCAGCCTGTGACGATCCAGTTGTCTGAACTGGGCCAGGCGCTTGCGACCAACACGGTGCAAAACTTCCTGACATCCAGTGCCAGCGGTGTGGAGTCCAAGCTGTACGAGCAGGTCAAGTATTTCTACCCAGTGAGCGCATGGCTGCCCCGCAATGCCACCGTGGTGAACCAGAAAGCATTTGATGCGCTGGAAAAACCTTTGCAGGACGCTGTGCTCAAGGCTGCTGCGGCGGCCGAAGAGCGCGGCTGGGCCACCAGCGAGCGCCTGGACAAAGAGTTCGTCAAGGAACTCGCCGCCAAGGGCATGACGGTGGCCGAGCCCAGCGACAGCATCAAGAAGGAACTGGCAAGCATCGGCGAGACGATGACCGCTGACTGGATCAAGTCGGCCGGCGCTGAAGGTCAGGCCATCATCGACGCCTACCGCAAGAAGTAG
- a CDS encoding putative hydro-lyase → MVQANQQNAVAVFGAQALDDPQHVRSVIRQGHWTAHTSGLARNRVQGNVVILPEVLAGDFLRFCQRNPKPCPVLAVSEPGQTTLPSLGMGIDIRSDLPMYRVWRHGELAQEVADVSDLWRPDLVTFVLGCSFSFEAALQEAGIGLRHINEGKNVAMYRTSIQTETAGPFGGAMVVSMRPMLAADVIRAVQVTSRFPDVHGAPVHIGNPSLIGIANLAAPDYGDAVELLPDEIPVFWACGVTPQSAILNAQPAFCITHAPGCMLITDLFNHQLASF, encoded by the coding sequence ATGGTGCAGGCAAATCAGCAGAACGCAGTCGCGGTATTCGGAGCACAAGCGCTGGACGACCCCCAGCATGTGCGCAGTGTCATTCGCCAGGGCCACTGGACAGCCCACACCAGCGGCCTCGCCCGCAATCGTGTGCAGGGCAATGTCGTCATCCTGCCCGAAGTGCTGGCCGGTGACTTCCTGCGGTTTTGCCAGCGCAACCCGAAGCCCTGCCCGGTACTGGCAGTCAGCGAACCTGGTCAGACCACGCTGCCGTCGCTCGGCATGGGCATCGACATCCGCAGCGACCTGCCGATGTACCGCGTATGGCGCCATGGCGAGCTGGCCCAGGAAGTGGCGGACGTGAGCGACCTGTGGCGGCCCGACCTGGTGACGTTTGTCCTGGGCTGCTCTTTCTCCTTTGAGGCAGCCCTGCAGGAGGCCGGCATCGGCCTGCGCCACATCAACGAGGGCAAGAACGTGGCGATGTACCGCACCAGCATCCAGACCGAAACCGCCGGTCCCTTCGGCGGTGCCATGGTCGTGTCGATGCGGCCCATGCTCGCCGCGGACGTGATCCGCGCGGTGCAGGTCACGTCGCGTTTCCCGGATGTGCATGGCGCGCCCGTGCACATCGGCAACCCATCGCTCATCGGCATTGCCAACCTTGCCGCGCCGGACTATGGGGATGCCGTCGAGCTGCTGCCCGACGAAATCCCTGTCTTCTGGGCATGTGGCGTCACGCCGCAGTCCGCCATCCTCAATGCACAGCCCGCGTTCTGCATCACGCACGCGCCGGGCTGCATGTTGATCACCGATCTCTTCAACCACCAGCTCGCCAGCTTTTAA
- a CDS encoding LysR family transcriptional regulator has translation MNLRFVEAFYWVASLKSVTRAAEKLFLTQSAMSSRIAALEDELGVLLLDRRDKNFRLTVAGTRFLTYAKRMLELQRQLKSEMGSGGPVEVSMRLGAIESVLHSWLIPWVEQLRKDNPLLELELTVESTPVLIDQIRRGTLDAVFAALPASGDGIRNQALTTMEMVFVGNRKIHRKRHYLASDFAGEDILTFQRGSQPHVYLLDALRQAQAEPRCVHTISSISAMVQLVQGGFGIATLPRLAVQRMLAFPHLRALDSEIALRPLPIHVSYREDPSSPAMEGLVASAMAFMEAQDVKQAATAA, from the coding sequence ATGAACTTGCGTTTTGTCGAGGCCTTCTACTGGGTCGCGTCCCTCAAGAGTGTCACTCGCGCTGCGGAAAAACTGTTCCTTACCCAGTCGGCCATGTCCAGCCGGATTGCGGCCCTGGAAGACGAGCTCGGCGTGCTGCTGCTGGATCGTCGCGACAAGAACTTTCGTCTCACGGTGGCCGGCACGCGTTTCCTCACCTACGCCAAGCGCATGCTGGAGCTGCAGCGCCAGCTCAAGTCCGAGATGGGCTCTGGCGGGCCGGTAGAGGTATCGATGCGCCTGGGGGCCATCGAGTCGGTGCTGCACTCGTGGCTGATTCCGTGGGTGGAGCAGCTGCGCAAGGACAACCCCCTGCTGGAGCTGGAGCTGACGGTGGAATCCACGCCCGTGCTGATCGACCAGATCCGGCGCGGAACGCTGGATGCCGTGTTTGCGGCGTTGCCGGCTTCGGGCGACGGGATTCGCAACCAGGCCCTCACGACGATGGAGATGGTGTTCGTGGGCAACCGCAAGATCCACCGCAAGCGCCACTACCTGGCGTCCGACTTCGCGGGCGAAGACATCCTCACCTTCCAGCGCGGATCGCAGCCGCATGTTTACCTGCTGGATGCACTGCGGCAAGCCCAGGCCGAGCCGCGCTGCGTGCACACCATCTCTTCAATCTCGGCCATGGTGCAACTGGTGCAGGGCGGGTTCGGCATTGCTACGCTGCCGCGGCTGGCGGTGCAGCGGATGCTGGCATTTCCGCACCTGCGAGCCCTGGACAGCGAGATCGCACTGCGGCCGCTCCCGATCCATGTGAGCTACCGCGAAGACCCCTCGTCGCCTGCGATGGAAGGGCTCGTGGCTTCCGCCATGGCGTTCATGGAAGCGCAGGATGTGAAGCAGGCCGCGACCGCGGCATAG
- a CDS encoding LapA family protein: protein MRYILWLLKAAIFFTLFAFALNNQQDATVHFFFGTQWRAPLVLVVLTAFAAGLIVGVLGMVPRWWRHRTAARRAEAASPAAATSASPASTTAAGTAPPPPPDLPSIHGI from the coding sequence ATGAGATACATCCTGTGGCTGCTCAAGGCAGCCATTTTTTTTACCCTGTTCGCGTTTGCGCTGAACAACCAGCAAGACGCTACCGTGCACTTCTTTTTCGGCACGCAATGGCGCGCACCGCTGGTGCTGGTGGTGCTGACCGCCTTTGCGGCAGGGCTCATCGTGGGTGTGCTGGGCATGGTGCCCCGCTGGTGGCGCCACCGCACCGCCGCGCGGCGCGCCGAGGCCGCAAGCCCGGCCGCCGCCACCTCGGCCAGCCCGGCTTCGACCACGGCCGCAGGCACCGCCCCCCCTCCTCCCCCTGACCTGCCCTCGATCCATGGAATTTGA
- the lapB gene encoding lipopolysaccharide assembly protein LapB: MEFDLTWILLGLPLAFVLGWVASRFDLRQLRAENRRAPKAYFKGLNFLLNEQQDQAIDAFIEAVQNDPDTSELHFALGNLFRRRGEYDRAVRVHEHLLSRGDLSRVDRERAQHALALDFLKAGLLDRAEDALQRLEGTPFEAQARMALLAIYERSRDWPHAATIAHKMHQADQGDFSTRQAHYLCEQAQALTTQGDLPAAQALLEQAIAAAPQAARARIELARLQHLMGRPAAVLDTLQVLAEQNPAALPLAAPLLVEAATATGRVSQAQALLSAHYAQAPSLDVLEALVSIDASDAATRPAARQRYVQHLDKERSLVAASKWLAGEKLEHEEFHPQIQRALEHAVKPLTRYRCAACGFEARQHFWQCPGCQTWDSYPARRVEEL; this comes from the coding sequence ATGGAATTTGACCTGACCTGGATCCTGCTGGGCCTGCCGCTGGCATTTGTGCTGGGCTGGGTCGCGTCGCGCTTTGACCTGCGGCAACTGCGTGCCGAGAACCGCCGTGCGCCCAAGGCGTATTTCAAGGGCCTGAATTTCCTGCTCAACGAACAGCAGGACCAGGCCATTGATGCCTTCATCGAAGCGGTGCAAAACGACCCCGACACTTCGGAGCTGCACTTCGCGCTGGGCAACCTATTTCGGCGCCGGGGCGAATACGACCGCGCCGTGCGCGTGCACGAGCACCTGCTCTCGCGCGGTGACCTGAGCCGCGTGGACCGCGAGCGCGCCCAGCATGCGCTGGCGCTCGATTTCCTCAAGGCCGGCCTGCTGGACCGTGCCGAAGATGCGCTGCAACGGCTGGAGGGCACCCCATTCGAGGCGCAGGCGCGCATGGCACTGCTGGCCATCTACGAGCGTTCGCGCGACTGGCCCCACGCGGCCACCATTGCCCACAAGATGCACCAGGCCGACCAGGGTGACTTCAGCACACGGCAGGCGCACTACCTGTGCGAGCAGGCCCAGGCGCTGACCACGCAGGGCGACCTGCCCGCGGCGCAGGCCCTGCTGGAGCAGGCCATTGCCGCCGCACCCCAGGCAGCGCGAGCCCGCATCGAGCTGGCCCGCCTGCAGCACCTGATGGGCCGCCCCGCAGCAGTGCTCGACACCCTGCAGGTGCTGGCAGAACAAAACCCCGCTGCGCTGCCCCTGGCAGCTCCGCTGCTGGTGGAGGCCGCCACCGCCACGGGCCGCGTATCGCAGGCGCAGGCGCTGCTGTCGGCCCACTATGCGCAGGCGCCGTCGCTGGATGTGCTGGAAGCCCTGGTGTCCATCGACGCCAGCGATGCCGCCACCCGCCCAGCGGCCCGGCAGCGTTATGTGCAGCACCTGGACAAGGAACGGTCGCTCGTTGCAGCGTCGAAATGGCTGGCCGGCGAGAAGCTCGAGCACGAAGAATTCCACCCCCAGATCCAGCGGGCGCTGGAACATGCCGTCAAACCCCTGACGCGCTACCGCTGCGCGGCGTGCGGTTTCGAGGCGCGCCAGCACTTCTGGCAATGCCCCGGCTGCCAGACCTGGGACAGCTACCCAGCCCGCCGCGTCGAGGAACTCTGA
- a CDS encoding ComEA family DNA-binding protein, producing MLKRFLFAVLCLLSFASFAAVDVNQATAADLDGIKGIGPGLSGRILQERDAAPFKDWADFVGRVSGVGEKTAARLSSEGLRVNGKKFSAAAYARAEARQKKADAKAEGKDAGKPAATAAPSTASPGAAPAAQPQPSASQAR from the coding sequence ATGCTCAAGCGTTTCCTGTTCGCCGTTCTGTGTCTGCTGTCATTCGCGTCGTTCGCCGCCGTGGATGTGAACCAGGCAACCGCCGCCGATCTCGATGGCATCAAGGGCATCGGCCCTGGCTTGTCCGGCCGCATCCTCCAGGAGCGGGACGCGGCTCCTTTCAAGGACTGGGCCGATTTTGTGGGCCGCGTCAGCGGGGTGGGCGAAAAGACGGCAGCGCGGCTGTCCAGCGAAGGCCTGCGGGTGAACGGCAAGAAGTTCAGCGCGGCCGCGTACGCCAGGGCCGAAGCGCGCCAGAAGAAGGCTGATGCCAAGGCAGAGGGCAAGGATGCCGGCAAACCCGCCGCCACGGCCGCCCCCTCCACCGCGAGCCCTGGCGCTGCACCCGCAGCACAGCCACAGCCCAGCGCCAGCCAGGCCAGGTAA
- a CDS encoding monovalent cation/H+ antiporter subunit A, with amino-acid sequence MSLVTLILLPFIGSLLAAVLPANARNTESTLAGLIAVFCTIQTALYFPDIVDGGVLRAEIAWIPALGLNFVLRMDGFAWMFCMLVLGVGSLVVLYARYYMSAADPVPRFFAFFLAFMGAMVGVVLSGNIIQIAFFWELTSLFSFLLIGYWHHRKDARRGARMALTVTGTGGLCMLAGMLVLGHIVGSYDLDQVLAAGDLIKAHPLYLTTLVLILLGALTKSAQFPFHFWLPHAMAAPTPVSAYLHSATMVKAGVFLLARMWPALAGTEQWFWLVGGAGLCTLLLGGYAAMFQNDLKGLLAYSTISHLGLITLLLGLNSPLAAVAAVFHIMNHATFKASLFMAVGIVDHETGTRDIRRLSGLRRMMPITSTLAMVASAAMAGVPLLNGFLSKEMFFAETVYVNTTPMLEWLLPVAATVAGMFSVAYSLRFTVDVFWGPRADDLPRTPHEPPHWMRVPVELLVLACLVVGTLPAWSVGAYLAAAARPVVGGALPEYSLAVWHGFNTPFVMSLVALAGGVLLYTVLRRQRARGHLLVPPAMHRIDGQRLFEGALALVSLLGRNARRLMGTCRLQWQMLWLVGAALLAATVPLWVRGLQIGERAPLPVAPAFAVMWVVGAICAVAAAWQAKYHRLAALTLLGGTGLCMCLTFLWFSAPDLALTQIVVEVVTTILILLGLRWLPRRDESLKVPTLDEARRTLLRRWRDLALALAAGGGMAWLSFAMMSRPFPDSTSTFFLERALVEGGGTNVVNVMLVDFRGFDTFGEIVVLGIVALTVYALLRRFRPAREVMDLPPQQRAVPADVDTDLSNPRQTTDTAIGYLMVPAVLVRLMLPFATLVAVYLFMRGHNEPGGGFVAGLVFSVALLLQYIVSGTSWVEAHMPLYPRRWIGLGLLIALATGLGALFWGYPFLTSHTAHLTLPVVGEIHVASALFFDIGVFTLVVGSTMLILTGIAHQSVRSHRYNNARAAEEVQPAVATEGEGPWN; translated from the coding sequence ATGTCCCTGGTCACCCTCATCCTCCTTCCCTTCATTGGCAGCCTGCTGGCAGCGGTGCTACCCGCCAACGCGCGCAACACCGAGTCGACGCTGGCAGGGCTGATCGCGGTGTTCTGCACCATCCAGACGGCCCTGTACTTTCCGGACATCGTGGACGGCGGCGTGCTGCGGGCAGAGATCGCCTGGATACCCGCACTGGGCCTGAACTTTGTGCTGCGCATGGACGGCTTTGCCTGGATGTTCTGCATGCTGGTGCTGGGCGTGGGCAGCCTGGTGGTGCTGTATGCGCGCTACTACATGTCGGCGGCCGACCCGGTGCCGCGGTTTTTTGCGTTCTTCCTGGCGTTCATGGGCGCCATGGTGGGCGTGGTGCTCTCGGGCAACATCATCCAGATCGCGTTTTTCTGGGAGCTGACCAGCCTCTTTTCCTTCCTGTTGATCGGCTACTGGCACCACCGCAAGGACGCCCGGCGCGGCGCGCGCATGGCGCTTACCGTGACCGGCACGGGTGGCCTGTGCATGCTGGCGGGGATGCTGGTGCTGGGCCACATCGTGGGAAGCTACGACCTTGACCAGGTGCTGGCCGCAGGCGATCTGATCAAGGCGCACCCGCTGTACCTGACGACGCTGGTGCTGATCCTGCTGGGTGCGCTGACCAAGAGCGCGCAGTTCCCGTTCCACTTCTGGCTGCCGCACGCCATGGCCGCGCCCACGCCGGTGTCGGCGTACCTGCACTCGGCCACCATGGTCAAGGCGGGCGTCTTTTTGCTGGCACGCATGTGGCCTGCGCTGGCAGGCACCGAGCAATGGTTCTGGCTGGTGGGTGGTGCCGGGCTGTGCACGCTGCTGTTGGGCGGGTACGCGGCCATGTTCCAGAACGACCTCAAGGGGCTGCTCGCGTACTCGACCATCTCGCACCTGGGGCTCATCACGCTGCTGCTGGGGCTTAACAGCCCGCTGGCCGCTGTGGCCGCTGTGTTTCACATCATGAACCACGCCACCTTCAAGGCGTCGCTGTTCATGGCGGTGGGCATCGTCGACCATGAAACCGGTACGCGCGACATCCGCCGCCTGTCGGGGCTGCGGCGCATGATGCCCATCACCTCCACGCTGGCCATGGTGGCCAGTGCGGCCATGGCGGGCGTACCGCTGCTCAACGGGTTTCTGTCCAAGGAAATGTTCTTTGCCGAAACCGTGTACGTGAACACCACGCCCATGCTCGAATGGCTGCTGCCCGTGGCAGCCACAGTGGCGGGCATGTTCAGCGTGGCGTATTCGCTGCGGTTCACCGTGGATGTGTTCTGGGGCCCGCGGGCCGACGACCTGCCCCGCACACCGCACGAACCGCCGCACTGGATGCGCGTGCCGGTCGAACTGCTGGTGCTGGCCTGCCTGGTGGTGGGCACGTTGCCGGCGTGGTCGGTGGGTGCGTACCTGGCTGCGGCCGCACGTCCGGTGGTGGGGGGCGCCCTGCCCGAGTACAGCCTGGCCGTGTGGCACGGGTTCAACACCCCGTTCGTGATGAGCCTGGTGGCGCTGGCGGGGGGCGTGCTGCTGTATACCGTGCTGCGCAGGCAGCGGGCCCGCGGCCACCTGTTGGTACCGCCCGCCATGCACCGTATCGACGGCCAGCGCCTGTTTGAAGGCGCGCTGGCGCTGGTGAGCCTGCTGGGGCGCAATGCCCGCCGCCTGATGGGCACCTGCCGGCTGCAATGGCAGATGCTGTGGCTGGTGGGCGCAGCCCTGCTGGCAGCCACGGTGCCGCTGTGGGTGCGGGGCTTGCAGATTGGCGAGCGCGCGCCCCTTCCCGTGGCACCGGCGTTTGCCGTCATGTGGGTCGTGGGCGCCATTTGCGCCGTGGCGGCGGCGTGGCAGGCCAAGTACCACCGGCTGGCCGCGCTCACACTGCTGGGTGGCACGGGCCTGTGCATGTGCCTGACTTTTCTGTGGTTTTCGGCACCCGATCTGGCGCTCACGCAGATCGTGGTCGAGGTGGTCACCACCATCCTCATCCTGCTGGGCTTGCGATGGCTCCCACGGCGAGACGAGAGCCTGAAGGTGCCCACGCTGGACGAAGCGCGCCGCACCCTGCTGCGCCGCTGGCGCGACCTGGCCCTGGCGCTGGCGGCTGGTGGCGGCATGGCCTGGCTGTCGTTTGCCATGATGAGCCGGCCGTTTCCGGACAGCACCTCCACGTTCTTCCTCGAACGCGCGCTGGTCGAGGGCGGCGGCACCAACGTGGTCAACGTCATGCTGGTGGATTTCCGCGGGTTCGACACCTTTGGCGAGATCGTGGTGCTGGGCATCGTGGCGCTCACCGTGTACGCACTGCTGCGGCGATTCAGGCCCGCGCGCGAGGTGATGGACCTGCCACCCCAGCAGCGCGCCGTGCCGGCGGATGTGGACACCGACCTGAGCAACCCGCGCCAGACCACCGACACCGCCATCGGCTACCTGATGGTGCCTGCCGTGCTGGTGCGGCTGATGCTGCCCTTTGCCACGCTGGTGGCCGTGTACCTGTTCATGCGCGGGCACAACGAGCCCGGTGGCGGCTTTGTGGCCGGGCTGGTGTTCTCGGTGGCGCTGCTGCTGCAGTACATCGTGTCGGGCACCTCGTGGGTCGAGGCGCACATGCCGCTGTACCCGCGCCGCTGGATCGGCCTGGGCCTGCTGATTGCGCTGGCCACCGGGTTGGGCGCCCTGTTCTGGGGCTACCCGTTTCTGACCAGCCACACGGCGCACCTGACACTGCCCGTGGTGGGCGAGATCCATGTGGCCAGCGCCCTGTTCTTCGACATTGGCGTGTTCACCCTGGTGGTGGGCTCCACCATGCTCATCCTCACCGGCATTGCCCACCAGTCGGTGCGCAGCCACCGCTACAACAACGCGCGCGCGGCCGAAGAGGTGCAACCCGCCGTCGCCACCGAAGGAGAAGGCCCATGGAACTGA
- a CDS encoding Na+/H+ antiporter subunit C — protein MELILALAIGVLTGSGVWLLLRPRTFQVIMGLSLLSYAVNLFIFSMGRLGLAIDKEPVLQPGIPQDLAHYADPMPQALTLTAIVIGFAMTALFLVVLLASRGMSGTDHVDGARSKDTQEMP, from the coding sequence ATGGAACTGATACTGGCCCTGGCCATCGGGGTGCTGACCGGCTCAGGCGTGTGGCTGCTGCTGCGCCCCCGCACCTTCCAGGTGATCATGGGGCTGTCGCTGCTGTCGTACGCGGTCAACCTTTTCATCTTCAGCATGGGACGGCTGGGCCTGGCGATCGACAAGGAGCCCGTACTGCAGCCGGGCATCCCGCAGGACCTGGCCCACTACGCCGACCCCATGCCCCAGGCGCTCACGCTCACGGCCATCGTGATCGGGTTTGCAATGACGGCTCTGTTCCTGGTGGTGCTGCTGGCTTCGCGTGGCATGTCGGGCACCGACCATGTGGACGGAGCGCGGTCCAAAGACACGCAGGAGATGCCTTGA